A genome region from Mesorhizobium sp. B2-1-8 includes the following:
- the hemW gene encoding radical SAM family heme chaperone HemW translates to MIGPGTTMALDRSPGFGVYVHWPFCAAKCPYCDFNSHVRHQPVDQERFAAAFEAELATMRQRTGPREVTSIFLGGGTPSLMKPETVARVLDAVARNWTVPDGIEVTLEANPSSVEAERFRGYRAAGVNRVSLGVQALNDKDLRFLGRLHNVEEALHAIGLAREIFPRLSFDLIYARPGQTPQDWRAELEQAIGHAADHLSLYQLTIEEGTPFHALYAAKKFIIPDNDHAADLYALTQEITSAHGLPAYEISNHARPGAESRHNLTYWRYGEYVGVGPGAHGRFVENGHRVVTIAERMPETWANLVEAKGHGVTGGELLTRSEEADEFLLMGLRLAEGIDLSRYEAFSGRGLSTARLSALQGEGLVAPIGNARLRATPAGMIVLDAVVADLAR, encoded by the coding sequence ATGATCGGACCCGGCACCACCATGGCGCTCGACCGCAGTCCCGGCTTCGGCGTCTACGTACATTGGCCGTTCTGCGCGGCCAAATGCCCCTATTGCGACTTCAACAGCCATGTCCGCCACCAGCCGGTCGACCAGGAGCGTTTCGCCGCCGCCTTCGAGGCCGAGCTGGCAACGATGCGCCAGCGCACCGGGCCGCGCGAAGTGACCAGCATTTTTCTCGGCGGCGGCACGCCGTCGCTGATGAAGCCCGAAACGGTGGCCAGGGTTCTCGACGCGGTGGCCAGGAACTGGACGGTGCCTGACGGCATCGAGGTGACGCTCGAGGCCAACCCGTCTTCAGTCGAGGCGGAGCGTTTCCGTGGCTACCGGGCGGCGGGGGTCAACCGCGTCTCGCTCGGCGTGCAGGCGCTGAACGACAAGGATTTGCGCTTTCTCGGCCGGCTGCACAATGTCGAGGAAGCCTTGCACGCCATCGGGCTCGCGCGCGAAATCTTTCCGCGCCTGTCCTTCGACCTGATCTATGCGCGCCCCGGACAGACGCCACAGGATTGGCGGGCGGAGCTCGAACAGGCGATCGGCCATGCCGCCGACCATCTGTCGCTCTACCAGCTGACCATCGAGGAAGGCACGCCCTTCCATGCGCTGTACGCGGCGAAGAAATTCATCATTCCAGACAACGATCACGCCGCCGACCTCTACGCGTTGACGCAGGAAATCACGTCGGCGCACGGCCTGCCGGCCTACGAGATTTCCAACCACGCGCGGCCGGGCGCCGAGAGCCGGCACAATCTGACCTACTGGCGCTACGGCGAATATGTCGGCGTCGGCCCCGGCGCGCACGGCCGCTTCGTCGAGAACGGCCATCGGGTGGTGACCATCGCGGAGAGAATGCCGGAAACCTGGGCCAATCTGGTCGAGGCCAAGGGCCATGGCGTCACCGGCGGCGAGCTCCTGACGCGCTCGGAAGAGGCGGACGAGTTTCTTTTGATGGGGCTGCGGCTCGCTGAAGGCATCGACCTCTCCCGCTACGAGGCCTTTTCCGGACGCGGCTTGTCCACGGCGCGGCTGTCGGCGCTACAGGGCGAGGGGCTGGTGGCGCCGATCGGCAATGCGCGGCTGCGCGCCACGCCGGCCGGCATGATCGTGCTCGACGCCGTGGTGGCGGACCTAGCACGGTAA
- the rdgB gene encoding RdgB/HAM1 family non-canonical purine NTP pyrophosphatase: MHSLDGKKIVVASHNAGKLREFADLMGPFGFEAKSAKAYGLPEPDETGTTFEENAYIKAFAAAKATGLPALSDDSGLCVDALDGAPGVYTANWAETPDGSRDFAMAMQRTEVALQEVGAATPERRTGRFVAVICLAFPDGEAEYYRGEAEGTLVWPPRGELGFGYDPVFLPNGFDKTFGEMSAEEKHGWKPGQATALSHRARAFQKFAQARLGSARPGSA, translated from the coding sequence ATGCATTCACTCGATGGCAAGAAGATCGTCGTCGCCAGCCACAACGCTGGCAAGCTGCGCGAATTCGCCGACCTGATGGGTCCGTTCGGCTTCGAGGCGAAATCGGCCAAGGCGTATGGCCTGCCCGAACCGGACGAAACCGGCACCACCTTCGAGGAAAACGCCTACATCAAGGCCTTCGCCGCCGCGAAGGCGACCGGCCTGCCGGCGCTGTCGGACGATTCCGGCCTCTGCGTCGACGCGCTCGACGGGGCGCCCGGCGTCTATACCGCCAACTGGGCCGAGACGCCGGACGGATCGCGCGATTTCGCCATGGCCATGCAGCGCACCGAAGTGGCGCTGCAGGAAGTCGGCGCGGCCACGCCCGAACGGCGCACGGGCCGCTTCGTCGCCGTCATCTGCCTCGCCTTTCCCGACGGCGAGGCCGAATATTATCGCGGCGAGGCCGAGGGCACGCTGGTCTGGCCGCCGCGCGGCGAGCTCGGTTTCGGCTACGATCCGGTGTTCCTGCCCAATGGCTTCGACAAAACCTTCGGCGAGATGAGCGCGGAGGAAAAGCACGGCTGGAAACCCGGCCAGGCGACGGCGCTGTCGCACCGCGCCCGCGCCTTCCAGAAATTCGCCCAAGCTCGGCTCGGTTCGGCCAGGCCTGGCTCAGCATGA
- a CDS encoding low molecular weight protein tyrosine phosphatase family protein translates to MKNVLFVCSQNRLRSPTAEQVFSTRRDIEVTSAGTNHDAEKPLTHELVAWADIIFVMEKIHRTKLQKKFKAGLKAAKVICLDIADDYEFMDPELIALLKARVSRYLD, encoded by the coding sequence TTGAAAAACGTCCTCTTCGTCTGCAGCCAGAACCGCTTGCGCAGCCCGACCGCCGAGCAGGTGTTTTCCACGCGGCGCGACATCGAAGTCACCTCGGCCGGCACCAATCACGATGCCGAAAAGCCGCTGACGCATGAGCTGGTCGCCTGGGCCGATATCATCTTTGTCATGGAGAAAATCCACCGCACGAAATTGCAGAAGAAATTCAAGGCCGGCCTGAAGGCGGCCAAGGTGATCTGCCTCGACATAGCGGACGACTACGAGTTCATGGACCCGGAGCTGATAGCGCTTCTGAAGGCACGCGTTTCACGATATCTGGACTGA
- a CDS encoding VOC family protein translates to MIPSAILESALYVSDLDAAEHFYTDVLGLEPLGKVDGRHLFFRCGPGVLLVFNAEATKIPPAPDARLKVPPHGAIGEGHLCFAATAAEIDGWRAHLQAKKIAIESEFEWPQGGRSIYIRDPSGNSIEFAEPRIWGL, encoded by the coding sequence GTGATACCCTCCGCCATCCTGGAATCGGCCCTCTACGTCTCCGACCTCGACGCCGCTGAGCACTTCTACACCGACGTCCTCGGCCTCGAACCGCTCGGCAAGGTCGACGGCCGCCACCTCTTCTTCCGCTGCGGTCCGGGCGTTCTGCTCGTCTTCAACGCCGAGGCGACCAAAATTCCGCCCGCACCGGACGCGAGGCTAAAAGTGCCGCCGCACGGCGCTATCGGCGAAGGCCATCTGTGCTTTGCCGCGACCGCCGCTGAAATCGACGGCTGGAGAGCCCATCTCCAGGCGAAGAAAATCGCCATCGAAAGCGAATTCGAATGGCCGCAAGGTGGCCGTTCGATCTATATACGCGACCCCTCGGGCAATTCGATCGAGTTCGCCGAGCCAAGAATCTGGGGCCTTTGA
- the rsmI gene encoding 16S rRNA (cytidine(1402)-2'-O)-methyltransferase yields MTGETGKRSYVVGQTEIAARPLEPALYLVATPIGNLADITLRALETLAAADIVACEDTRVSRVLLDRYGIRRRTTAYHEHNAGEAGPKLIAALEAGQSVALISDAGTPLVSDPGYRLVGEALDHGIRVVPIPGPSAPLAALTASGLPSDAFLFAGFLPVKVGQRLSRLEALKAVPATLIFFESPRRLAESLGAMVEALGGERQAAIGRELTKTFEEMRTGTLRALADHYAAADTPKGEIVVCIGPAEAKANEPEDIDRLLLSLAAEMPASKAAAEAAKMTGGQKQALYRRLLELRDRP; encoded by the coding sequence GTGACTGGCGAGACGGGCAAGCGCAGCTATGTGGTCGGGCAGACCGAGATCGCGGCCCGTCCGCTCGAGCCGGCGCTGTATCTGGTGGCGACGCCGATCGGCAATCTGGCCGACATCACGCTGCGCGCGCTGGAGACGCTGGCCGCCGCCGACATCGTCGCCTGCGAGGATACGCGCGTGTCGCGCGTGCTGCTCGACCGCTACGGCATTCGCCGCCGCACAACAGCCTATCATGAACACAATGCCGGCGAGGCCGGGCCGAAACTGATCGCGGCACTCGAAGCCGGCCAGAGCGTGGCGCTGATTTCCGATGCCGGCACGCCGCTGGTCTCCGATCCCGGCTACCGGCTGGTCGGCGAGGCGCTCGACCATGGCATTCGCGTCGTGCCGATTCCCGGGCCCTCGGCGCCGCTTGCCGCGCTCACCGCATCCGGCCTGCCGTCCGACGCCTTCCTGTTCGCCGGGTTTTTGCCGGTCAAGGTTGGCCAGCGGCTGTCGCGGCTGGAAGCGTTGAAAGCCGTGCCGGCGACGCTGATCTTCTTCGAATCGCCGCGCCGGCTGGCCGAGTCGCTCGGCGCCATGGTCGAAGCGCTCGGCGGCGAACGCCAAGCCGCCATCGGCCGGGAATTGACCAAGACCTTCGAGGAGATGCGCACCGGTACGCTGCGGGCGCTCGCCGACCATTATGCGGCGGCCGATACGCCGAAGGGCGAGATCGTCGTCTGCATCGGCCCCGCCGAGGCCAAGGCCAACGAACCCGAAGACATCGACCGTCTGCTTTTGTCGCTCGCCGCCGAAATGCCGGCCTCCAAGGCGGCGGCGGAGGCCGCGAAAATGACCGGCGGCCAGAAACAGGCGCTGTATCGGCGGCTGCTGGAACTCAGGGACAGGCCATGA